A genomic window from Atribacterota bacterium includes:
- a CDS encoding F0F1 ATP synthase subunit beta (produces ATP from ADP in the presence of a proton gradient across the membrane; the beta chain is a regulatory subunit), with amino-acid sequence VTEQFTGNEGRRVSLQESLDGCERILNDEFRDYSENSLYMLGAIDEAKK; translated from the coding sequence GTTACCGAGCAGTTTACCGGAAATGAAGGACGTCGGGTATCTTTGCAGGAATCATTGGATGGATGTGAACGAATTTTGAATGATGAATTTCGTGATTATTCGGAAAATTCTCTCTATATGCTTGGTGCTATTGATGAGGCAAAGAAATGA
- a CDS encoding F0F1 ATP synthase subunit epsilon yields MMDLRILLPEKTYWQGKVKKIVGEAINGFFCLLPRHVDFVTIMTPGIFFALTEKERDIYLAINEGILIKAGEDVTLSVRGAVKGDNLGDLKREVEENFIKINKQEEGARSALQKLEADFVRRFLDLEAHG; encoded by the coding sequence ATGATGGATTTAAGAATACTATTGCCGGAAAAAACCTATTGGCAGGGTAAGGTAAAAAAGATAGTAGGAGAGGCCATTAATGGATTTTTCTGCTTGCTTCCACGTCACGTTGATTTCGTAACAATTATGACCCCTGGCATTTTTTTTGCCTTAACAGAAAAAGAAAGAGATATCTATTTAGCTATCAACGAGGGTATTCTGATTAAAGCAGGTGAGGATGTTACCCTTTCTGTTAGAGGTGCCGTTAAGGGAGACAACCTGGGGGATTTAAAAAGAGAGGTTGAAGAAAATTTTATTAAGATTAATAAACAGGAAGAGGGTGCCCGCAGTGCGCTGCAAAAACTGGAAGCTGATTTTGTCAGGAGGTTTTTGGATTTAGAGGCACATGGATAA